Proteins encoded within one genomic window of Planococcus sp. MB-3u-03:
- a CDS encoding DUF6037 family protein, with the protein MRPFLGDKYGDICKILGLKYDKNNPYSPKKFFESINVGIPSKVSLKDVPLPHEIAPYRSHVDQPEKIYFKGWWDNDLRGEKVQESNLEKTRALLDEEAYKMCKKHNMSSQWSDKSTDEKMVTSFWKNTKKKT; encoded by the coding sequence ATTCGTCCTTTTCTTGGAGATAAATATGGAGATATATGCAAAATACTTGGATTGAAATACGATAAGAATAATCCCTATAGTCCAAAAAAGTTCTTTGAGAGTATTAATGTAGGGATACCTTCGAAAGTCAGCCTAAAGGATGTGCCATTGCCTCATGAAATAGCACCGTACCGCAGCCATGTTGACCAACCAGAAAAGATTTATTTTAAAGGATGGTGGGATAACGACTTAAGAGGTGAGAAAGTCCAAGAGTCAAACTTAGAGAAAACACGTGCCCTATTAGATGAAGAAGCATATAAAATGTGTAAGAAGCACAATATGAGTTCTCAATGGTCTGATAAGAGTACCGACGAAAAAATGGTTACCTCATTCTGGAAAAATACTAAAAAGAAAACTTAA